From the genome of Triticum aestivum cultivar Chinese Spring chromosome 3B, IWGSC CS RefSeq v2.1, whole genome shotgun sequence, one region includes:
- the LOC123072533 gene encoding uncharacterized protein — protein sequence MEPATFFRCVPDHGEDDDDEQSSGGCFLDVYVHGARGIHNICIYADQDVYARFSLTSSPGHAPALSTRVAARGGASPRFDERLPPVRVRRGRLGTDALKCEVWMRSCAESVLEDQLLGFALVPLAAVAAAHGARVERREFSLSSTDLTHSPAGTVSLSLALRSGRGDACIAGPSDRAAAEPSITSEVVILEPPAPPVDYLGIEFPDLNTAKENDDMAVQYLPFLHLGVAPQVAMETGTSPRGENSMSVSSEGSKNASTTTTTSDDRAIDVSSSAATEKPHRHDGAHEATVSAPMCCGAPDTPTSNGGPAYGKEKVDVFKSPMAAGDVIDMEAEQSAMQRQIMEMYVKSMQQFTESLGAMRLPMQLDGDGGAGVVVQRDEKKPEPEARKDGARVFYGSRAFF from the coding sequence ATGGAGCCGGCGACGTTCTTCCGGTGCGTGCCGGACCAtggggaggacgacgacgacgagcagAGCAGCGGCGGGTGCTTCCTGGACGTGTACGTGCACGGCGCGCGCGGCATCCACAACATCTGCATCTACGCGGACCAGGACGTGTACGCGCGCTTCTCCCTCACGTCCAGCCCGGGCCACGCGCCGGCGCTCTCCACGCGCGTGGCTGCCAGGGGCGGCGCCAGCCCGCGCTTCGACGAGCGCCTCCCGCCGGTGCGCGTCCGCCGGGGCAGGCTCGGCACCGACGCGCTCAAGTGCGAGGTGTGGATGCGCAGCTGCGCAGAGAGCGTCCTCGAGGACCAGCTCCTCGGGTTCGCGCTCgtgccgctcgccgccgtcgcggCCGCTCACGGCGCGCGGGTGGAGCGGCGGGAGTTCTCCCTCTCTTCGACAGATCTCACCCACTCGCCCGCCGGCACGGTGAGCCTGTCCCTCGCCCTCCGCTCCGGCCGCGGCGACGCGTGTATCGCGGGGCCGTCAGACCGCGCCGCGGCGGAGCCGTCGATCACGTCTGAGGTGGTCATCCTTGAGCCGCCAGCGCCGCCGGTGGACTACTTGGGTATCGAGTTCCCTGACCTCAACACGGCCAAAGAGAACGACGACATGGCCGTCCAGTACCTGCCGTTCTTGCACCTCGGGGTGGCGCCACAGGTGGCCATGGAGACGGGCACGAGCCCACGCGGCGAGAATTCGATGTCGGTGTCCTCGGAGGGAAGCAAGAACGCCTCGACGACCACCACGACCAGCGACGACAGGGCGATCGATGTCTCCTCCTCGGCGGCGACAGAGAAGCCGCATCGGCACGACGGCGCCCACGAGGCCACCGTGTCGGCGCCGATGTGCTGCGGCGCGCCGGACACGCCGACGTCCAACGGAGGACCGGCGTATGGCAAGGAGAAGGTCGACGTTTTCAAGTCTCCCATGGCCGCCGGCGACGTCATCGACATGGAGGCGGAGCAGAGCGCGATGCAGCGGCAGATCATGGAGATGTACGTGAAGAGCATGCAGCAGTTCACCGAGTCGCTGGGCGCGATGAGGCTGCCGATGCAgctcgacggcgacggcggcgccgggGTGGTCGTTCAGAGGGACGAGAAGAAGCCGGAGCCGGAGGCGAGGAAGGACGGGGCGAGGGTCTTCTACGGAAGCAGAGCTTTCTTCTGA
- the LOC123072532 gene encoding protein IRON-RELATED TRANSCRIPTION FACTOR 2, producing MGHQHQMFEDPFASSISSLEAEIFSVAGGHHHTQWPGLDHDIPLAPAANNGTSSGGYGSPGGGDGSGSHRKISHNAYERDRRKQLNELYSDLRSLLPDTDHTKKLSIPITVSRVLKYIPELQKQVDGLEKKKEELTRASCKPGVLTMKGNTAPIVSATCLDDREIMVQVSLVSTMAGVLPMSKCIKVLENEGLRLISSSTSAFQNRTFYSLHLQRTQRTMSKECPAFCEELENALTQNAGLRLHHHQ from the exons ATGGGGCACCAGCACCAGATGTTCGAAGACCCGTTCGCGAGCAGCATATCGTCGCTGGAGGCCGAGATATTCTCCGTCGCCGGCGGCCACCACCATACGCAGTGGCCGGGCCTCGACCACGACATCCCGCTGGCCCCGGCTGCCAATAACGGCACCTCCTCCGGCGGCTACGGCTCCCCCGGGGGCGGCGATGGCTCGGGCTCCCATCGCAAGATCAGCCACAACGCCTACGAGCGCGACCGCCGCAAGCAGCTCAACGAGCTCTACTCCGACCTCCGCTCCCTCCTCCCCGACACCGATCACACG AAGAAGCTTAGCATTCCGATCACGGTGTCGCGGGTGCTCAAGTACATCCCGGAGCTGCAGAAGCAGGTGGACGgcctggagaagaagaaggaggagctgaCGCGCGCCAGCTGCAAGCCCGGCGTGCTGACCATGAAGGGGAACACGGCTCCGATCGTGTCCGCCACCTGCCTCGACGACAGGGAGATCATGGTCCAGGTCAGCCTGGTGAGCACCATGGCCGGAGTTCTGCCCATGTCCAAGTGCATCAAGGTGCTGGAGAACGAAGGCCTCCGGCTCATCAGCTCGTCCACTTCCGCGTTCCAGAACAGGACCTTCTATAGTCTCCATCTTCAG AGAACCCAACGGACGATGAGCAAGGAATGCCCGGCATTTTGTGAAGAACTGGAGAACGCCCTGACGCAAAATGCAGGACTACGTTTACATCACCACCAGTAG